A genomic stretch from Longimicrobium terrae includes:
- a CDS encoding ExbD/TolR family protein, whose protein sequence is MAMGAGGSKGGAMSEINMTPMIDVLLVLLIIFMVVQQGLQRGLVVQVPPPKEKEEISQKPPDDDQIVLEVEPGPRYAVNRQPVEAANLEPFLRQVFTGRARKVIFVKGAENLTYGDVVRAVDASRAADITIVGLVPRPEVGPATVVAPPAQ, encoded by the coding sequence CAAGGGCGGCGCCATGAGCGAGATCAACATGACGCCCATGATCGACGTGCTGCTGGTGCTGCTCATCATCTTCATGGTGGTGCAGCAGGGCCTTCAGCGCGGTCTGGTCGTGCAGGTGCCGCCCCCGAAGGAAAAAGAAGAAATCTCGCAGAAGCCGCCCGATGACGACCAGATCGTGCTCGAGGTGGAGCCCGGTCCGCGGTACGCGGTGAACCGGCAGCCGGTAGAGGCGGCCAACCTGGAGCCGTTCCTGCGCCAGGTGTTCACCGGCCGGGCCCGCAAGGTCATCTTCGTCAAGGGCGCCGAGAACCTTACGTACGGCGACGTCGTGCGCGCGGTGGACGCAAGCCGCGCGGCCGACATCACCATCGTGGGCCTGGTGCCGCGTCCCGAAGTGGGACCGGCCACCGTGGTGGCGCCGCCGGCGCAGTAA